The proteins below are encoded in one region of Chryseobacterium wanjuense:
- a CDS encoding SDR family oxidoreductase → MNLYTQPMLREDALKDKVAIVTGGGSGLGKAMTKYFLQLGAKVVITSRNLEKLQTTAKELEEQTGGKVLCVACDVRNWDEVEAMKEATLKEFGKIDILLNNAAGNFISPTERLTHSAFDSILDIVLKGTKNCTLSIGKHWIDSKSPGTVLNIVTTYAWTGSAYVVPSACAKAGVLAMTRSLAVEWAKYGIRFNAIAPGPFPTKGAWDRLLPGDLQEKFDMRKKVPLRRVGEHQELANLAAYLVSDYSAYMNGEVVTIDGGEWLQGAGEFNMLEDIPQEMWDALEAMIKAKKSN, encoded by the coding sequence ATGAATCTATATACACAACCTATGTTGCGTGAAGATGCACTGAAAGATAAAGTAGCCATCGTTACTGGCGGCGGAAGCGGACTTGGAAAAGCCATGACCAAATATTTCCTTCAATTGGGCGCAAAAGTGGTAATCACTTCCAGAAATCTGGAGAAATTACAGACAACAGCAAAAGAACTGGAAGAACAAACTGGCGGAAAAGTTCTTTGTGTGGCTTGCGACGTGAGAAATTGGGATGAGGTGGAAGCAATGAAAGAAGCAACATTAAAAGAATTCGGAAAAATTGATATTCTGTTAAATAACGCAGCAGGAAATTTCATCTCTCCTACAGAAAGATTGACACATTCTGCATTCGATTCTATTTTAGATATTGTATTGAAAGGAACAAAAAACTGCACCCTTTCCATCGGAAAACACTGGATCGATTCAAAAAGTCCGGGAACGGTTTTAAATATTGTCACAACTTACGCATGGACAGGCTCTGCATACGTCGTTCCATCCGCTTGTGCAAAAGCCGGAGTCTTGGCGATGACAAGATCTCTAGCGGTAGAGTGGGCAAAATATGGAATCCGCTTCAATGCGATTGCTCCGGGACCTTTCCCAACGAAAGGAGCCTGGGACAGATTACTTCCGGGAGATCTGCAGGAAAAATTCGATATGAGAAAAAAAGTTCCGTTGAGAAGAGTAGGTGAGCATCAGGAGTTGGCCAACCTTGCAGCGTATCTGGTTTCCGACTATTCAGCTTATATGAATGGTGAAGTGGTGACGATCGATGGTGGTGAATGGTTACAAGGCGCAGGAGAATTTAATATGTTGGAAGATATTCCGCAGGAGATGTGGGATGCTTTGGAAGCAATGATTAAAGCTAAAAAATCGAATTAA
- a CDS encoding S8 family peptidase, translating to MEKERYIVVLEDQQKNSLKKVENELEVTITSSEFLSSENRSYDVIDNDNGVLYKNLGILVVENMDEAQLKSAVKNESNPIVYFEKEREFFSADELSIINELKKQSAEIADKITELEKYIINKPLPQKPLVEMEWGLKALGLGNSLYTGKGVDICILDTGLELSHPDFSGREIEGKSFIAGEDWNRDPNGHGTHCAGVATGNIRLDNGKRYGIAKDANLKIAKVLSDAGKGTTSSVIDAIDWAITKKFRILSLSLASAVKLNEIPSPLFETVGVRALENNCVIIAAAGNDSSRPSVPKPVSSPANAVSIMSVGAIDGQMKIAKFSNAGLNPTTGGCVNICAPGVDIISSYPKNSKNKSSNYYAMSGTSMATPHVSGLVALYMEQFPEKSAKEIWEFIETKAKPIEGLKYRDIGSGLIQA from the coding sequence ATGGAAAAAGAAAGGTATATTGTTGTTCTTGAAGATCAACAGAAAAATTCCCTCAAAAAAGTGGAAAATGAGCTGGAAGTGACCATTACCTCATCAGAATTTTTATCGTCAGAAAATCGTTCATATGATGTGATCGATAATGATAACGGGGTTTTATATAAAAATTTGGGAATCCTTGTTGTCGAAAATATGGATGAGGCACAACTGAAAAGTGCTGTGAAAAACGAATCGAATCCGATCGTTTATTTTGAAAAAGAAAGAGAATTTTTTTCGGCTGATGAATTATCAATTATTAATGAACTGAAAAAACAGTCTGCAGAAATTGCCGACAAAATCACCGAGCTGGAAAAATATATTATAAATAAACCGCTGCCACAAAAACCTTTGGTAGAAATGGAGTGGGGGCTGAAAGCCCTTGGTCTTGGAAATTCCCTGTACACGGGAAAAGGTGTCGATATCTGTATTTTGGATACCGGTCTGGAACTGTCTCACCCTGATTTTTCGGGAAGAGAAATCGAAGGGAAATCTTTCATCGCCGGAGAAGACTGGAACCGCGATCCCAACGGACACGGAACACATTGTGCAGGAGTTGCAACGGGAAATATCAGACTCGACAACGGAAAACGCTACGGAATCGCAAAAGATGCCAATTTAAAAATCGCAAAAGTACTTTCAGATGCAGGAAAAGGTACAACCAGCAGCGTGATTGATGCGATAGACTGGGCAATTACAAAGAAATTCAGGATTTTATCACTTTCGCTGGCTTCTGCCGTAAAATTGAACGAAATCCCTTCGCCACTTTTTGAAACCGTCGGCGTAAGAGCTTTGGAAAATAATTGTGTCATCATCGCAGCGGCAGGAAACGACAGCAGCAGACCTTCTGTTCCGAAACCTGTTTCATCGCCGGCAAATGCTGTTTCGATCATGTCAGTCGGAGCCATCGACGGACAGATGAAAATCGCAAAATTTTCCAATGCAGGACTGAATCCTACAACGGGAGGCTGTGTGAATATTTGCGCTCCGGGAGTGGATATTATCAGTTCATACCCTAAAAATTCGAAAAATAAAAGCAGTAATTATTACGCCATGAGCGGAACAAGTATGGCGACACCACACGTTTCTGGGCTTGTAGCATTGTACATGGAGCAGTTTCCGGAAAAATCGGCAAAAGAGATCTGGGAATTCATTGAAACCAAGGCAAAGCCGATCGAAGGACTGAAATACAGAGACATCGGAAGCGGATTAATACAGGCATAA
- a CDS encoding response regulator transcription factor gives MEKSKILYAEDDKTIAFLVQDSLESYYDISFYPDGKSALEAFNTESFDICLLDIMMPEMNGFELAQCIREKNSEIPIIFISAKALKEDRIKGLKIGADDYLVKPFSIEELILKIEVFLKRSKKTNNNPTKYKVGKYDFDPKNYTLKDSENTITLTQRESELLLYFILNKNTVLKRQDILKAIWGDDDYFMGRSLDVFISRLRKVLADEKDVFIENLHGIGFRFSEK, from the coding sequence ATGGAAAAATCTAAAATTCTATACGCAGAAGACGACAAAACGATAGCTTTTTTGGTTCAGGACAGTCTGGAAAGCTATTATGATATTTCCTTCTATCCCGATGGAAAATCTGCCCTCGAAGCCTTCAATACCGAAAGCTTCGACATTTGTCTTTTAGATATCATGATGCCTGAAATGAACGGGTTTGAACTGGCGCAATGCATTCGTGAAAAAAATTCTGAAATTCCGATTATTTTTATTTCTGCAAAAGCGTTGAAAGAAGATAGAATTAAAGGTTTGAAAATAGGTGCCGATGATTATTTGGTAAAACCTTTCAGTATCGAAGAACTGATTTTAAAGATTGAAGTTTTCTTGAAACGTTCGAAAAAAACCAATAATAATCCTACAAAATACAAAGTCGGGAAATACGATTTTGACCCAAAAAATTACACTTTAAAAGATTCGGAAAACACAATCACCCTTACTCAAAGAGAATCTGAATTGTTATTGTATTTTATCCTTAATAAAAACACAGTTCTCAAAAGACAGGACATTTTGAAAGCTATTTGGGGCGATGATGATTATTTTATGGGCCGAAGCCTGGATGTATTTATTTCAAGATTACGAAAAGTATTGGCTGATGAAAAAGATGTATTCATTGAAAATCTGCACGGAATTGGGTTTCGATTTTCTGAAAAATGA
- a CDS encoding aldo/keto reductase — MKLNQVKLGSQGLIIPNIGLGCMGMTGFGDMDTYGKADEKEAIATIHRSLELGGNFLDTADLYGPFKNEQLIAKAIEGNRDQYIIATKFGWEIDDNEQITWKINGTKDYVKKSIERSLKNLRTDYIDLYYMHRLDKNVPVEETVGAMSDLVKEGKIGYIGLSEVSSETVKRAHAVHPISAVQSEYSLFERTVEEKGVIKTLNELGIGFVAYSPLGRGFLSGQIRTIDDLPENDFRRGIPRFQEQHFYKNIELVDAIENMAKEKNITSSQLALAWIISKGIVPIPGTKRRKYVEQNIEASKIVLSEAELQKLESIVPLGTDTGATYDEFGMGLLDY, encoded by the coding sequence ATGAAATTGAATCAGGTAAAATTAGGAAGTCAGGGTTTAATCATCCCGAATATCGGTTTGGGATGTATGGGAATGACTGGTTTTGGCGATATGGATACTTATGGGAAAGCTGACGAAAAAGAAGCTATCGCAACCATTCATCGCTCTTTGGAATTGGGTGGAAATTTTCTAGACACCGCAGATTTGTACGGGCCTTTCAAAAATGAACAATTGATTGCAAAAGCTATTGAAGGAAATCGTGATCAATATATCATTGCCACAAAATTTGGTTGGGAAATTGACGATAATGAACAAATCACTTGGAAAATTAACGGAACTAAAGATTATGTAAAAAAATCGATTGAACGTTCCTTAAAAAATCTGAGAACAGATTATATTGATCTGTATTATATGCATCGTCTGGATAAAAATGTTCCTGTTGAAGAGACCGTCGGAGCGATGAGTGACTTGGTGAAAGAAGGAAAAATCGGTTATATCGGTTTGTCGGAAGTGTCTTCTGAAACGGTAAAAAGAGCGCATGCCGTTCATCCGATTTCTGCAGTACAAAGTGAATATTCTCTTTTTGAGAGAACAGTTGAAGAAAAAGGTGTTATCAAAACACTAAATGAATTAGGAATTGGCTTTGTTGCATACTCTCCATTGGGAAGAGGATTTTTATCGGGACAGATCCGCACGATTGATGATTTGCCGGAAAATGATTTCCGAAGAGGGATTCCTCGTTTTCAGGAGCAACATTTTTATAAAAATATTGAGTTGGTAGACGCCATTGAAAATATGGCTAAAGAAAAAAATATCACTTCTTCTCAATTGGCTCTAGCTTGGATCATCAGTAAAGGGATCGTACCGATTCCGGGGACTAAACGCAGAAAATATGTTGAGCAAAATATTGAAGCAAGTAAAATTGTCTTAAGTGAAGCCGAGCTTCAAAAACTGGAAAGCATTGTACCGCTGGGAACAGATACCGGTGCAACGTATGATGAATTTGGAATGGGACTTTTGGATTATTAA
- a CDS encoding sensor histidine kinase, whose product MEIKKLNIIITLGFVAIIGILIAQLLWTRQAYNLEDKKFNQTVNIALLEVAEKMSGGKTSFTESPVQNISNDYYVVNINNEFHPAILEHYLKTEFTRFQINTDYVYALYNCHTDQMIYGKYISKHQESPDKAIKFPKHKNLVYYFSIRFPDKTTYLISSLRFWYVLTFALIIILLVYVYSIYTIIQQKKFSELQRDFINNMTHEFKTPLSSILLASEALTKQETVKENPKLQTYTSIITDQSHKLNSHIEKILNIAKNDASGLSLKPQRIVLLPFIQEIVDTIKQKNENLSAQIDIDDTISILADEFHFANIIYNILDNSIKYCETKPSIVISALKDSKGLHLKFKDNGMGIPAKNIPHIFDKFYRVNTKKSDEVNGFGLGLFYVKKIVQQHNWKISVENNSDKGITITLFLPS is encoded by the coding sequence ATGGAAATAAAAAAACTCAATATTATCATCACTCTCGGGTTTGTGGCTATTATCGGTATTTTGATAGCCCAGCTTCTATGGACACGACAGGCATATAATCTTGAGGATAAAAAATTTAATCAGACCGTAAATATCGCCTTACTCGAAGTGGCCGAAAAAATGTCGGGCGGAAAAACTTCTTTTACAGAAAGCCCGGTACAGAATATTTCCAATGATTATTACGTGGTCAATATTAATAATGAATTTCATCCTGCCATACTGGAGCATTATCTGAAAACAGAATTTACACGTTTTCAAATCAACACCGATTATGTTTATGCATTATACAATTGCCATACGGATCAGATGATCTATGGAAAATATATTTCGAAACACCAGGAAAGCCCTGATAAAGCCATTAAATTCCCTAAACATAAAAATCTGGTCTACTATTTTTCCATACGTTTTCCGGATAAAACGACTTATTTAATAAGTTCATTAAGATTCTGGTATGTGCTTACATTTGCCCTTATTATTATTCTTTTGGTGTATGTTTATTCTATTTATACGATTATTCAGCAAAAAAAATTCTCGGAGCTGCAAAGGGATTTTATTAATAATATGACACATGAATTCAAAACTCCGCTTTCATCCATCCTTCTAGCTTCAGAAGCACTTACCAAGCAGGAAACCGTAAAGGAAAATCCTAAACTGCAGACCTACACCTCCATCATCACCGACCAAAGCCATAAGCTTAACAGTCATATTGAAAAAATATTGAATATTGCTAAAAATGACGCTTCAGGATTATCATTAAAACCTCAAAGAATTGTTTTATTGCCATTTATTCAGGAAATTGTTGACACGATAAAGCAAAAGAATGAAAATCTTTCAGCACAAATTGACATTGACGATACTATTTCAATCCTTGCAGATGAATTTCACTTTGCCAATATCATCTACAACATTTTGGATAATTCCATTAAATATTGTGAGACAAAACCCAGCATCGTTATATCTGCATTAAAAGATTCAAAAGGGTTACATTTAAAATTTAAAGATAACGGAATGGGAATTCCGGCTAAAAATATTCCTCATATTTTTGATAAATTTTATCGGGTAAATACTAAAAAAAGTGATGAAGTGAACGGTTTCGGATTAGGATTATTTTATGTAAAAAAGATCGTTCAGCAGCACAACTGGAAAATTTCCGTTGAAAATAACAGCGATAAAGGAATTACCATCACCCTGTTTTTACCCTCTTAA
- a CDS encoding DUF1573 domain-containing protein, translating into MKNLKITALLAVLAFSPFYANVLPTDNSPVVRILADVTWKSESIDVGNIPQGKPKVIRFEFTNTSKKPIVIENVAPSCGCTTADYTKTPILPGKKGFVEASYNAATAGPFMKTVNVTTSDSKTPKTLSFKGTVVAS; encoded by the coding sequence ATGAAAAATTTAAAAATTACAGCGCTTTTAGCCGTTTTAGCATTTTCTCCGTTTTATGCAAATGTACTTCCAACTGACAACTCACCAGTTGTAAGAATTCTTGCAGATGTTACATGGAAATCAGAATCTATCGATGTTGGAAATATTCCTCAGGGAAAACCAAAAGTAATCAGATTTGAATTTACCAACACATCGAAAAAACCGATCGTTATCGAAAATGTAGCACCATCATGCGGTTGCACAACAGCTGATTACACAAAAACTCCTATCCTTCCGGGGAAAAAAGGATTTGTAGAAGCAAGTTATAACGCTGCAACAGCAGGTCCATTTATGAAAACAGTGAATGTTACAACAAGCGACAGCAAAACTCCAAAAACACTTTCGTTTAAAGGAACAGTTGTGGCTTCTTAA
- a CDS encoding DUF2589 domain-containing protein — protein sequence METLKSVLDANHAKKTKNELIDLLTGLEKSLTPAVYEKVSGIETSELAALSNKELLSIIDDFKKNYDEKWEKTFANVSTEVLKMIAGRMAADDQVFKTSGAESADFAAELGSIDFAKIIGGPLNACVTAQSNASISTVNFIKEVGFEKDGDDDKLRMAEFKYKKHVPNPEYKNETDTPNEEPTIEQEVEISVPFIALLNVPSFRIETCEVDFNVKLNSTYTKDVSDEFGIKAGVSGGFGPVKFNVDVSYKRTSSTGIKVEKEYSLGVKVKATNDEMPAGLEKVLGLLAQ from the coding sequence ATGGAAACATTAAAGTCGGTGTTGGACGCAAACCACGCCAAGAAAACAAAAAATGAATTAATTGACCTTTTAACTGGGCTGGAAAAATCATTAACACCTGCAGTATACGAAAAAGTTTCAGGAATCGAAACTTCTGAACTGGCTGCTCTTTCAAACAAAGAATTATTAAGCATCATCGATGATTTCAAGAAAAATTATGATGAAAAGTGGGAAAAAACTTTCGCCAACGTTTCTACGGAAGTATTGAAAATGATCGCTGGGAGAATGGCTGCTGATGATCAGGTTTTCAAAACATCTGGAGCAGAAAGTGCAGACTTCGCAGCGGAATTGGGAAGTATCGATTTCGCAAAAATCATCGGAGGGCCGCTTAATGCTTGTGTTACGGCTCAGTCAAACGCTTCGATCAGTACGGTAAACTTCATCAAGGAAGTTGGTTTCGAAAAAGACGGAGACGATGACAAACTTCGTATGGCAGAATTCAAGTACAAAAAACACGTACCGAATCCTGAATACAAAAACGAAACAGATACACCAAACGAAGAACCGACAATCGAACAGGAGGTTGAAATTTCAGTTCCTTTCATTGCATTATTGAACGTTCCAAGCTTTAGAATCGAAACTTGTGAAGTTGATTTTAACGTAAAATTAAATTCAACATATACAAAAGACGTAAGCGACGAATTCGGGATCAAAGCCGGAGTTTCAGGAGGTTTCGGACCAGTGAAATTCAATGTTGACGTTTCTTACAAGAGAACTTCAAGCACAGGAATCAAAGTGGAAAAAGAATATTCTCTTGGAGTGAAAGTAAAGGCTACAAACGACGAAATGCCTGCAGGATTGGAAAAAGTTCTTGGATTGCTTGCTCAATAA
- a CDS encoding helix-turn-helix domain-containing protein produces MNTIQSISAFHKLLSLPEPKHPMVSVINLYESVFIEDDVWKGFVSRYYCVALKRNAKGKIKYGQQHYDYDKGVLSFTAPNQVQYLDLQTMDCENTGYLLIFHEDFLLKHSLAKTISSYGFFSYSVNEALHLSEDEENDLLEILHKIDKECQHIDHHTQEIILSQIELLLNYSKRFYERQFITRKSGSHQLLTKFESFLNDYFNTESSEKGLLTVHQIAEAMNLSPNYLSDLLRIHTGQNTQQHIHEKLISKAKEKLSTTELSVSEIAYELGFEHSQSFSTLFKKKTNMSPLEFRQSFN; encoded by the coding sequence ATGAACACGATACAATCTATTTCTGCATTTCACAAACTGCTTTCTCTTCCAGAGCCGAAACATCCGATGGTAAGTGTAATCAACCTTTATGAAAGTGTTTTCATTGAAGATGATGTCTGGAAAGGTTTTGTGAGCAGGTATTATTGTGTCGCTCTGAAACGGAATGCGAAAGGAAAAATAAAATACGGACAGCAGCATTATGATTACGACAAAGGTGTTTTGAGCTTTACGGCACCTAATCAGGTTCAGTACTTGGATTTGCAGACGATGGATTGTGAGAATACCGGCTATCTTTTAATTTTTCATGAAGATTTTTTACTTAAACATTCTTTAGCAAAGACGATTTCTTCTTACGGATTTTTCTCCTATTCCGTGAATGAAGCGCTGCATTTATCTGAGGATGAAGAGAATGACCTGCTTGAAATTTTGCATAAAATAGATAAAGAATGCCAACATATCGACCATCATACGCAGGAAATTATTTTGTCGCAGATTGAATTATTGTTGAATTATTCTAAACGTTTCTACGAGAGACAGTTCATTACCCGAAAAAGTGGAAGCCATCAGCTTTTAACGAAATTTGAATCTTTTTTGAATGATTATTTTAATACAGAATCATCTGAAAAAGGGCTTTTAACAGTTCATCAAATTGCAGAAGCGATGAATCTTTCTCCGAATTATTTAAGTGATCTTTTGAGAATTCATACCGGGCAAAATACGCAACAGCATATTCATGAAAAGCTTATTAGTAAGGCAAAAGAGAAGCTTTCGACGACGGAACTTTCGGTGAGTGAGATTGCTTATGAATTGGGATTTGAGCATTCACAGTCTTTCAGTACGCTGTTTAAGAAGAAAACGAATATGTCGCCTTTGGAATTCAGGCAGTCTTTTAATTGA
- a CDS encoding GH92 family glycosyl hydrolase: MKRSGTPIFLFLLFFSLNLKAQKFEKLIQYVNPLIGTEKMGHTYPGATAPFGAVQLSPETDTISYEMNGKYNGEVYKYCAGYRYEDRTIVGFSSTHFSGTGHSDLGDFLVMPTVGKLQLNPGTATNPESGYRSRFSHQNEKAEAGYYKVKLDDSNILAELTATTRVGVHRYTFPKSDQAHIILDLMAGIYNYDGKNVWTYVRVENGNTITGYRQTNGWARTRTVYFAMKFSKSFKSYGQKNYDGKQVYNGFWRKFDQTKNFPEIAGKNLKMYFDFDTNENEAIEVKLAISPVSQANALENLEKEAGNLSFDQVKMQTQENWNKELNKIVVKGSEIEKTNFYTAMYHTFINPTTYTDVNGEYKGLDQNIHKAEDFTNYTTFSIWDTYRALHPFFNIIQPKRNGDMVKSMMAHYNQFSMKMLPIWSHYANDNWCMSGYHSVSVVADAIIKGNYQGDAKEALKACVETANKRDYEGIGQYIDLGYIPAEKNGTSVSNTLEYAYDDWAIAQLAKHLGETEIYNQFIKRSENWKNNFDKNIGFMRPRLADGSFKKDFNALSTHGQGFIEGNSWNYSFFVPQNPDELIKLMGGKKKFASKLDELFTMHLPDEFFADTEDITREGIIGGYVHGNEPAHHVAYLYNWAGQPWKTQAQIRRILEMQYKATPDGLGGNDDAGQMSAWYILSSLGFYPVAPGSEDYAIGSPAIDHAVLNLENGKTFEIEAINQSPKNVYVEKIILNGKEIKNFTLKHSDITNGGKLSFYMSAKSKK; encoded by the coding sequence ATGAAAAGGTCAGGAACTCCTATTTTTCTCTTTCTTTTATTTTTTAGTTTAAATCTTAAAGCTCAAAAATTCGAAAAATTAATCCAATATGTCAATCCGTTAATCGGGACAGAAAAAATGGGCCACACCTATCCCGGAGCTACAGCGCCTTTTGGAGCGGTACAACTCAGCCCGGAAACCGATACGATTTCTTATGAAATGAACGGAAAATATAACGGTGAGGTTTATAAATATTGCGCAGGGTACCGCTATGAAGATAGAACGATCGTAGGTTTCAGTTCGACCCATTTCAGCGGGACAGGGCATTCAGATTTGGGGGATTTTTTGGTGATGCCGACTGTCGGGAAATTACAATTGAATCCCGGAACGGCAACCAATCCTGAAAGTGGCTACAGAAGCAGATTTTCACATCAAAACGAAAAAGCAGAAGCCGGATATTATAAGGTAAAACTGGATGATTCAAATATTTTAGCGGAATTGACGGCAACCACGAGAGTCGGAGTTCATCGCTATACTTTCCCAAAGTCTGATCAGGCGCATATTATTTTGGATTTGATGGCTGGAATTTACAACTATGACGGTAAAAACGTCTGGACTTACGTTCGCGTAGAAAACGGGAATACCATTACAGGATATCGACAGACCAACGGATGGGCAAGAACGAGAACCGTTTATTTTGCCATGAAATTTTCAAAATCATTTAAATCTTACGGTCAGAAAAACTATGATGGAAAGCAGGTTTATAATGGATTTTGGAGAAAATTTGACCAGACAAAAAACTTCCCGGAAATCGCAGGAAAAAACCTGAAAATGTATTTTGATTTTGACACCAATGAAAATGAAGCGATTGAAGTAAAATTGGCAATTTCGCCTGTAAGCCAAGCCAATGCACTGGAAAATTTAGAAAAAGAGGCTGGAAATTTATCTTTTGACCAAGTTAAAATGCAAACGCAGGAAAATTGGAATAAAGAATTAAATAAAATCGTTGTAAAGGGTTCTGAAATAGAGAAAACAAACTTTTATACCGCTATGTATCATACTTTTATCAATCCGACAACGTATACGGATGTTAATGGAGAATATAAAGGTTTAGATCAAAATATTCATAAAGCGGAAGATTTTACGAATTATACGACATTTTCAATTTGGGATACGTATCGTGCGCTTCATCCTTTCTTTAATATCATTCAGCCAAAAAGAAACGGTGATATGGTGAAATCGATGATGGCTCACTACAATCAGTTTTCTATGAAAATGCTCCCAATCTGGTCACATTATGCCAACGACAATTGGTGTATGAGCGGCTATCACAGTGTAAGTGTAGTTGCCGATGCGATCATTAAAGGAAATTATCAGGGCGATGCAAAAGAAGCATTGAAAGCATGTGTAGAAACTGCCAACAAAAGGGATTACGAAGGCATTGGACAATATATAGATTTAGGATATATTCCCGCAGAGAAAAACGGGACTTCGGTTTCGAATACGTTAGAATATGCTTACGATGACTGGGCGATTGCTCAACTGGCGAAACATTTGGGTGAAACGGAAATTTATAATCAGTTCATCAAACGTTCTGAAAACTGGAAAAATAATTTTGATAAAAATATCGGATTTATGCGTCCTCGTTTGGCAGACGGAAGTTTTAAGAAAGATTTTAATGCGTTGAGTACTCACGGACAAGGCTTCATCGAAGGAAATTCATGGAATTACAGTTTCTTCGTTCCACAAAACCCGGATGAATTAATCAAATTGATGGGTGGAAAGAAAAAATTCGCTTCAAAACTGGACGAATTGTTCACGATGCATTTACCTGATGAGTTTTTTGCTGATACGGAAGATATTACCAGAGAAGGAATTATTGGAGGCTACGTTCACGGAAACGAACCGGCGCACCATGTTGCTTACCTTTACAATTGGGCGGGACAACCTTGGAAAACTCAGGCACAGATCAGAAGAATTTTGGAAATGCAATACAAAGCGACCCCCGATGGATTGGGCGGAAACGATGATGCAGGACAGATGAGTGCGTGGTATATTTTGAGTTCGCTTGGTTTTTATCCTGTTGCTCCGGGTTCGGAAGATTATGCAATTGGAAGTCCGGCAATTGATCATGCTGTTTTGAATTTAGAAAACGGAAAAACATTTGAAATTGAAGCGATCAATCAAAGCCCGAAGAATGTGTATGTTGAAAAAATTATTCTCAATGGAAAAGAAATTAAAAACTTTACGTTGAAACATTCTGATATTACGAATGGCGGGAAATTGAGCTTTTATATGAGTGCGAAGTCTAAAAAATGA